The Halorhodospira halophila SL1 genomic sequence GCCGGCTGGGACGCCATGTGGGCAGCCTTCGACGACCATATCGGCCTGAACCGACTGGTGGCCCTGCATCTGAACGACTCGCGTCCACCCTGCGGCAGCCGCAAGGACCGGCACGCACTCATCGGCCGTGGCGAAATCGGCCCGGAGGCCTTCAGGCGCGCGGTCACGGATCCGCGCACCGCGTCTCTACCACAGATGCTTGAGACGCCCGCCGGGCCGGAGGGCTGGGCGCAGGAGATCGACTGGTTGCGTGGCTGCGCCCAGGGCAACCAGCCCGACTTACCGGAGATCGAAGACCGCAACATCAACCTGTGACCTCTGTGAGGAGTCTGCAATGAGCCACCCCCCTTTCCTGATCGTCGGCCAGGGCCTGGCCGGCAGCCTGGTCGCCCTGAGCCTGCTCGAACGCGGCGCGGCGGTGACCGTCGTGGATGACGGCGCGGCGGACGCCCCCTCGCGGGTCACCCCGGGACTGGCCACCCCCATCGCCGGTCCTCGTCTGACCTTCCCCCCCAGCGGAGCCGCGACTGCCGCCGGCTCATGGCAACGCTACCGCCGCCTAGAGCGGTTGTTCGGGCAGCGCCTGCTGCAGTCCCACGACATCCTGCACATGGCGGGCGGCCGCGAGGAATTGCGTCAATTCCAGAAGCGCAGCCTGGACCCGGCGTTTGCGCACTGGCTCGGCCGACAGTTCTCCCCCGGCGATCACGATGGTGTACTCGCCGACCCCTGGGGGGGATTCGAGATCCGCGGCGGGCAGGTCAATGTCCCCGCCCTGCTCAGCCACGCCGCTGCGGCCCTGCGCGCCCAAGACGCCCTGCGCGACGGGGTGGTGAACACCGCGGATCTACACATCGATGCCGACGGCCTGAGCTGGCAGGGTCAGCGCTACCGCGAGGTGATCTTCTGCGACGGCCCCGCCGGTTCGGCCAACCCATGGTTGGCAGGCGTCGGACTCCAGCGCGTCCCCGGTGAGGTCCTCACCGTCAGCCCCGCGCACCCGATCCCCAGCCACATCTACCACGGCCGCGCCGGTTACCTGGCCCCGCAGCCCGGGCAACACGGACTCTTCCGACTCGGCGCCACCTACGGCACCCCGGATACACCGGCAGCCCCCACCGAGGCCGGCCGCGACACCTTGCTCGCCCAGCTGCCCCGGCTGCTCTCGCGTCCGCCGCGGATGGAGGTCGTCGACCACCGGGCCGGTACGCGCCCGGCAACGCCCCAGCGCTGCCCGGTACTCGGCCGCATACCGGGGAAACCGGCTGCCGTACTCAACGGGCTCGGCGCCCGCGCCATGCTCCAGGCCCCCTACCTGGCCGAACGGCTGGCCGAGCATCTGCTCGAGGACGCGCCGCTGCCGGAGGGCTGCCTGACCCCTCGCCCGGAATGAGTGAGCCGCTGACGCAGACCGCGCACCGCCACGTGGCCCGGGTGCTCGGCCGCAACGGGCGGGCGATCGACGCCACGGCCGGTAACGGCCACGACGCCCGATTCCTGGCCGAACAAACCGGCCCCGGGGGCAGCGTCCTGGTGGTCGATCTGCAGTGGGGCGCCCTGCACAACACCCGTACACGTCTGGAGGCGGCCGGAAACCTGACCCCTTGTTACCTGGTCCAGGCCAATCACCGGCACCTGGCCACCTTGACGCCGGCAGACTGGCACGGCAGCGTCGATACGGTGACGTTCAACCTCGGCTATCTCCCCGGAGGCGATCGGGCGGTCACCACGCAGCCCGAGCACACCGAGGCGGCCCTGGACGCCGCTCGGCGCCTGCTTCGGCCCGGCGGCCTGCTCAGCGTAGTGGCCTATCGAGGCCACCCGGGCGGAGCCGCCGAGGCCCGATGCGTGGCGCGCTGGATGACCATGGCCGCGAACGCGGGGGACCACTGGCAGGAGCGGGCCGCTGGCCCTGACACCGCCCCGATCCTCCACCTGCTATGGCGTCAGGGCGAAGGGGATCACCACGAGGAGGGAACAAGATGGCGAAGCTGATCATCGGCGCCAATCGAGGCATCGGCCTGGAGACCACACGGCAGTTGCGCGCCCGCGGCGACGACGTAATCGCGACCGCGCGCAACGCCTCCGAGGAACTGCGCAGTACCGGGGCGCAGATCCAAGAGGGGGTCGACATCACCCG encodes the following:
- a CDS encoding tRNA (mnm(5)s(2)U34)-methyltransferase encodes the protein MSEPLTQTAHRHVARVLGRNGRAIDATAGNGHDARFLAEQTGPGGSVLVVDLQWGALHNTRTRLEAAGNLTPCYLVQANHRHLATLTPADWHGSVDTVTFNLGYLPGGDRAVTTQPEHTEAALDAARRLLRPGGLLSVVAYRGHPGGAAEARCVARWMTMAANAGDHWQERAAGPDTAPILHLLWRQGEGDHHEEGTRWRS
- a CDS encoding NAD(P)/FAD-dependent oxidoreductase, whose amino-acid sequence is MSHPPFLIVGQGLAGSLVALSLLERGAAVTVVDDGAADAPSRVTPGLATPIAGPRLTFPPSGAATAAGSWQRYRRLERLFGQRLLQSHDILHMAGGREELRQFQKRSLDPAFAHWLGRQFSPGDHDGVLADPWGGFEIRGGQVNVPALLSHAAAALRAQDALRDGVVNTADLHIDADGLSWQGQRYREVIFCDGPAGSANPWLAGVGLQRVPGEVLTVSPAHPIPSHIYHGRAGYLAPQPGQHGLFRLGATYGTPDTPAAPTEAGRDTLLAQLPRLLSRPPRMEVVDHRAGTRPATPQRCPVLGRIPGKPAAVLNGLGARAMLQAPYLAERLAEHLLEDAPLPEGCLTPRPE